The Portunus trituberculatus isolate SZX2019 chromosome 19, ASM1759143v1, whole genome shotgun sequence genome contains a region encoding:
- the LOC123506003 gene encoding vegetative cell wall protein gp1-like yields MVLKWLRTQTSGFSPPKSPHPSPPHPRTSPAFSPHTKNFQDIPSPFTPLQDLLNLSSPHHDFPNLFSPHQALPSHPQPLLPHPKNSLNSHPHTFTSKTSPASPLYPRRFLIFLPHQDLPQSSPVSPLYPRTFPTSLSHTRISSIFPNLSSSSPGVPQSSLPTSGLPQPFLFTTGSPYNSPASPLYPRTSPTSLSHKRTSGSLPQLSCQAFPFHSRTSPNLSSSPIELQKHSPHPGSSPHPNLSSHPRNTATPASSPHLEYPSRSLSHPNSSPITTLPPPAIRPLPHLLKQVANHTPATLAMHPSLPSPFASPLGRK; encoded by the exons atggtactcaagtggTTAAGGACTCAAACTTCTGGCTTTA GCCCTCCTAAGTCACCCCATCCCTCGCCTCCCCACCCCAGGACTTCCCCAGCCTTCTCTCCCCACACCAAGAACTTCCAAGACATCCCAAGCCCATTCACTCCACTCCAGGATCTCCTCAACCTTTCCTCCCCACACCACGACTTCCCCAATCTTTTTTCCCCACACCAGGCCCTCCCAAGTCATCCCCAgcctctccttccccacccCAAGAACTCCCTAAACTCTCATCCCCACACCTTCACTTCTAAGACATCCCCAGCCTCTCCCCTCTACCCCAGGAGGTTCTTAATCTTCCTCCCACATCAAGACCTTCCCCAGTCATCCCCAGTCTCTCCTCTCTACCCCAGAACCTTCCCAACCTCCCTTTCCCACACAAGGATCTCCTCAATCTTCCccaacctctcctcctcatccccagGAGTTCCTCAATCTTCCCTCCCCACATCAGGACTTCCCCAGCCTTTCCTTTTCACAACAGGATCTCCCTATAATTCCCCAGCCTCTCCTCTCTACCCCAGAACCTCCCCAACCTCCCTTTCCCACAAGAGGACCTCCGGCAGTCTTCCCCAACTCTCCTGCCAagcctttcctttccactccaG GACATCCCCaaatctctcttcctcacccatAGAACTCCAGAAGCACTCCCCTCATCCCGGCTCTTCTCCCCACCCtaacctctcctctcatcccagGAACACAGCCACCCCAGCCTCTTCTCCCCACCTTGAGTACCCCAGTCGATCCCTTTCCCACCCAAACAGCTCCCCAATCACCACCCTTCCCCCCCCAGCAATACGACCCCTGCCTCACCTTCTTAAACAGGTGGCCAATCACACCCCTGCCACCTTAGCAATGCACCCCAGCTTACCCTCACCCTTCGCCTCCCCACTGGGTAGAAAGTAA